The Aspergillus nidulans FGSC A4 chromosome VIII genome contains the following window.
CGTGATTTCAACGGTGTTGGAGCTATATGGCGAGGTCACCTCAACTGCAGTGATCAGGTcctggtcgaagaagagctgtCCGATATGCGGGACGGACCCGCCAGTCAACGTATTGTTCTCCAAGAGGGCCGCGTCTAGATGGGCAAGGACATGGTAGTGCGTTGCCCGACCCGCATAGTGTCCTGGGAAGAGGGTGTTGAATGTGACgacgccttcttcacccGTCTTGCTCACGCGGCGCAGGAAGGTCTCCTGTAAGATGGAGTCATCCTCGGAGTTTCCGTTGCCGTTACCTTGGGCGCCCGAGTAAACTCCAGTTGCATTGCAGTTCCATGTTTCGGCGTAAATACCCTCGATGGGCTGACAGGTGCTGACATCGACGAACTGGAGATCCAGAACAACAGGGACACCGGCCTGGTCTTCAATGATGTCTGTGCACGAGCTCGCTGTCCACCCAGAACGGACCGGTTTCTCCCTGGGGGTTCAGCACGCAGACAATAATCTTCATTTCCCCTATTGTTGATTTCAAGCAAGAGCTCGCCCTCCTTGAGACTGCTCGCTGGTGGTAGCGAAGATCCCCGGACTCAGAAGTGGACAGAGTGTAATCTTCTGAGCACTTGTGGTCGGTTTTGGAGACGTCATCCGTGTCGCGGGTACACAGGAGATGACGAGCGCGGTACTGCTTGGCCAACTGGGCGCGGCTACGTATGGAGCGTGCAGTGAGGCCAGACTCCTCAAAGGAACGCGCACAGTTGCCGAGGCCGCGAAGGAGGTGAGCCTTGGAGGAGAGGAGCTCGCGAGTTGCGAGTTTCTCTTCGTGGCCACCACGAAGCTGACCATGGAGAGGAGCGCCAGAATTTCTCTCCAAGGAAGTAGGAcataaataataataagaCGTAAACGGTGATGTGTCGAAAGCCGAAGCAGCTCTATATTATGTATGGATACCTACACCAAGAGATACACGCTCCAGACCTTATAAACGAATGCTACTAAGCCTGGCCAGCAACGGCAGGGCCTCGACGAATAAAAACTTTCCGGACCGTAAATTAGGGAAAATTTATCCCCCTAGgggaagagccagaagcttTATATTAGCTAGTGCTATACTTCACACAAGATGAGAAGGCTCTGGCCTCAGCTTGTGCCTACTACGTCATTGAAAACTGAACAGGATCTCTACTGCTCCATTGCTTGATCCCTCCTGCCCTGTTGCAGTACATATTGC
Protein-coding sequences here:
- a CDS encoding intradiol ring-cleavage dioxygenase (transcript_id=CADANIAT00001042); amino-acid sequence: MVSFVAHLLRGLGNCARSFEESGLTARSIRSRAQLAKQYRARHLLCTRDTDDVSKTDHKCSEDYTLSTSESGDLRYHQRAVSRRASSCLKSTIGEMKIIVCVLNPQGETDQAGVPVVLDLQFVDVSTCQPIEGIYAETWNCNATGVYSGAQGNGNGNSEDDSILQETFLRRVSKTGEEGVVTFNTLFPGHYAGRATHYHVLAHLDAALLENNTLTGGSVPHIGQLFFDQDLITAVEVTSPYSSNTVEITKNTEDSPGEYREYSSRFFVSTAQQGCCSRHS